In Thermobaculum terrenum ATCC BAA-798, one genomic interval encodes:
- a CDS encoding LUD domain-containing protein, producing the protein MATSDAHQGSVAHEMRPFEVRYRRALSNQQLERNLLNFQRSWRTARDAVWNEYAESGMAPQPAGAPNANPLASLGDSPGDRLFRSLRDQMAAIKDEVIDHLEEYIDQFTQAAERNGVRVYRAATADDANRYVLELCRDRGIRHVVKSKSMVSEEIELNAALEGAGIRVVETDLGEWVAQLSHERPSHMVLPIIHKNRVQVGDLFSAYTGRQISRQDIGEQVRVARSELRQEFLAAGMGITGANAVVADVGAIMLVTNEGNARLVTSLPKVHVVLVGVEKMVPNFAAAMLQVRLLARSATAQPITAYTTFINGPSEPGREMHVVLLDNGRSTMRATPLIRDALRCIRCAACANVCPPYAVVGGHVFGHIYSGAIGLVNTPYHHGLEADAGSQSLCVSCNACATVCPVGIPLPQQILEVRTEVVRRLGLPLPVRLALELWSRPRLAQPLLRLAGQLVRPLSSGGMLRLGRLGLDRLQVSRQQLSWRTPPTVAGTPARDLLRPGRSEAALPNDAQGLRVAYFIQCVTDWFAPQMAVAIAKVLRALGVELVVPQPQHCCGLPAFDAGDRDTARRMAQQTIETLERVDADYILTGGTSCVVCMLHEYERIFEDEPAWRERAQRLARKVVDFTTFLVEVARLRPGTLNAPPGLGRVTYHNFCQSLNVLGLREAPIKLIRDILGLEYVELPEANVCCGFGGSTSITHPEVASHILRRKLENVASTGADVLVTDNPGCILHMKGGLDAAGNGHVRVMHTAELVAECLPRGLGHGA; encoded by the coding sequence TTGGCAACGAGTGATGCTCATCAGGGATCGGTCGCGCACGAGATGCGGCCTTTCGAGGTGCGCTACCGACGGGCGCTGAGCAACCAGCAGCTGGAGCGCAATCTGCTGAACTTCCAGCGCTCCTGGAGGACCGCGCGAGATGCCGTGTGGAATGAGTACGCCGAGTCGGGGATGGCGCCCCAACCTGCTGGCGCCCCCAACGCCAACCCCCTGGCGTCCCTTGGTGACTCGCCGGGAGACCGCCTCTTTAGGTCCCTGCGGGATCAGATGGCGGCTATCAAGGATGAGGTGATCGACCACCTCGAGGAGTACATCGACCAATTTACTCAGGCTGCGGAGCGCAACGGGGTGCGGGTGTACCGTGCAGCTACGGCGGATGACGCCAATCGCTACGTCCTAGAGCTGTGCAGGGATAGAGGCATCCGGCACGTCGTCAAATCCAAGAGCATGGTCTCCGAGGAGATAGAGCTCAACGCCGCCCTCGAGGGTGCGGGCATCAGGGTGGTGGAGACCGACCTCGGCGAGTGGGTGGCGCAGCTCAGCCACGAGCGCCCATCCCACATGGTGCTGCCGATCATCCACAAAAACCGCGTGCAGGTGGGCGACCTCTTCTCGGCCTACACCGGCCGTCAGATCAGCCGCCAGGACATAGGCGAGCAGGTGAGGGTGGCCCGCAGCGAGCTGCGCCAGGAGTTCCTAGCTGCCGGCATGGGCATCACGGGCGCCAACGCCGTGGTGGCCGACGTCGGCGCGATCATGCTGGTGACGAACGAGGGCAACGCCCGGCTGGTGACCTCGCTGCCCAAAGTGCACGTCGTGCTGGTGGGCGTGGAGAAGATGGTGCCGAACTTCGCGGCGGCCATGCTGCAGGTGAGGCTGCTGGCGCGCTCCGCCACGGCCCAGCCTATAACCGCCTACACCACCTTCATCAACGGCCCATCCGAGCCGGGCAGGGAGATGCACGTCGTGCTGCTCGACAACGGCCGAAGCACCATGCGCGCCACGCCCCTCATCCGGGACGCCCTGCGGTGCATCCGCTGCGCCGCCTGCGCCAACGTCTGCCCGCCGTACGCGGTGGTGGGTGGGCACGTGTTCGGGCACATCTACTCCGGCGCCATAGGGCTGGTCAACACCCCTTACCACCACGGGCTGGAGGCGGATGCAGGGTCCCAGAGCCTGTGCGTGTCCTGCAACGCCTGCGCCACCGTGTGCCCCGTGGGCATCCCGCTGCCGCAGCAGATCCTGGAGGTAAGGACCGAGGTTGTTCGCCGGTTGGGGCTGCCCCTGCCCGTGCGGCTGGCGCTCGAGCTGTGGTCCCGCCCGCGGCTGGCGCAGCCCCTGTTGCGCCTGGCGGGGCAGTTGGTGCGCCCGCTGTCGAGCGGGGGCATGCTCCGGCTGGGTAGGCTGGGCCTGGATCGCCTGCAGGTATCGCGGCAGCAGCTGTCGTGGCGTACCCCTCCCACGGTCGCGGGCACGCCGGCCAGGGACCTGCTGCGCCCAGGTCGCTCCGAGGCCGCACTACCCAACGACGCGCAGGGCCTCAGGGTAGCCTACTTCATCCAGTGCGTCACCGACTGGTTCGCCCCCCAGATGGCCGTCGCGATCGCCAAGGTGCTGAGGGCGCTGGGTGTGGAGCTGGTCGTGCCGCAGCCCCAGCACTGCTGCGGCCTGCCGGCCTTCGATGCCGGCGATCGCGACACCGCGCGGAGGATGGCCCAACAAACGATCGAGACCCTCGAGCGGGTGGATGCGGACTACATACTCACCGGCGGCACCAGCTGCGTGGTCTGCATGCTGCACGAGTACGAGCGCATCTTCGAGGACGAGCCCGCGTGGCGGGAGCGCGCCCAGCGGCTGGCGCGCAAGGTAGTCGACTTCACGACCTTCCTGGTGGAGGTCGCGCGGCTACGACCTGGGACCCTGAACGCCCCACCGGGGCTGGGCAGGGTGACCTACCACAACTTCTGCCAGTCGCTCAACGTGCTCGGCCTCAGGGAAGCCCCCATCAAGCTGATCAGGGATATCCTGGGCCTGGAGTACGTGGAGCTGCCCGAGGCCAACGTCTGCTGCGGTTTCGGAGGCTCCACGTCCATCACCCACCCCGAGGTGGCCTCCCACATCCTGCGCCGCAAGCTGGAGAACGTCGCCTCCACGGGCGCTGACGTGCTCGTCACCGACAACCCCGGGTGCATACTGCACATGAAAGGGGGCCTGGACGCCGCGGGCAACGGCCACGTGCGCGTGATGCATACGGCCGAGCTCGTGGCTGAGTGCCTGCCCCGTGGGCTGGGGCACGGCGCGTAA
- a CDS encoding uroporphyrinogen decarboxylase family protein has protein sequence MAQSKWDRVSAALEGGRPDKVPLTFWMHFPEVDRSARGLVRATLDLYRRYDLDLIKVMFRSSFGLEDWGVHFGSYHPTRGSWQTEEYVVHTPEDWGTIEVLPPDRGVLGEQLEVLSQLRKEVGPDVPVLATLFSPSMLAVRLSGRARFLEHWRTHRDDVERALKVIGETVMAFGLACLRAGADGIFYAIELGSGRAMPHEEYSAIGERYDRPILAEIHERSRLTMLHLHGEDLAFSELVNYPSHVVNWYDRCAGPSLRDARAVTSKCLAAGIDHERTLMLDTPEEIASEVRAAVAEVDGRGLILAPGCGIPITVPERSLRALVEARNSLA, from the coding sequence ATGGCACAGAGCAAGTGGGACAGGGTGTCTGCGGCGCTGGAGGGGGGCAGGCCCGACAAGGTGCCGCTGACCTTCTGGATGCACTTCCCGGAGGTGGACCGCTCCGCCCGTGGGCTGGTGCGCGCCACGTTGGACCTTTACCGGCGCTACGACCTGGACCTCATCAAGGTCATGTTCCGCAGCTCCTTCGGCCTCGAGGACTGGGGCGTACACTTCGGGAGCTACCACCCCACTCGTGGCTCTTGGCAGACGGAGGAATACGTAGTGCACACCCCGGAGGACTGGGGGACCATCGAGGTGCTCCCACCCGATCGGGGCGTGCTGGGGGAACAACTGGAGGTGCTGTCACAGCTGCGTAAGGAGGTGGGGCCTGATGTGCCTGTGCTGGCTACGCTGTTCTCTCCCTCTATGCTGGCGGTCAGGCTATCCGGCAGGGCCAGGTTCCTGGAGCACTGGAGGACGCATCGGGACGACGTGGAGCGTGCCCTCAAGGTGATAGGGGAGACCGTGATGGCGTTCGGTCTGGCATGCCTGCGTGCGGGCGCCGACGGCATATTCTACGCCATCGAGCTGGGCAGCGGACGAGCCATGCCGCATGAGGAGTACAGTGCCATAGGCGAGAGGTACGACCGGCCCATCCTGGCCGAGATCCACGAGAGGTCTCGCCTGACGATGCTCCACCTGCATGGCGAGGACCTGGCCTTCTCCGAGCTTGTCAACTATCCATCGCATGTGGTTAACTGGTACGATAGATGTGCTGGGCCGAGCCTGCGCGATGCGAGGGCGGTCACCAGCAAGTGTTTGGCTGCTGGCATAGATCACGAGAGAACCCTTATGCTGGACACTCCAGAGGAGATAGCCTCGGAGGTGCGTGCGGCTGTGGCCGAGGTGGATGGCCGCGGCCTGATCCTGGCGCCTGGGTGTGGCATACCCATCACGGTGCCGGAAAGGAGCCTGCGCGCGCTCGTGGAGGCCAGGAACTCTCTGGCATAG
- the rpsD gene encoding 30S ribosomal protein S4, which produces MVKKREPRHKVSRRFGVDIYGTGGDSLQRRLHIPPGGFKGGRRRRLSEYGMQLFEKQKAKAYYGVHERQFQRYYQQAERMPGNTGHNLLQLIERRLDNVVYRLGFARTRPMARQLVVHGHVRVNGQKVDRPSYQVKPGEVITLTEKALQIPVVIEEMESHRIVPAWLQREGPVGRVVRLPERDEIPEPINEDLIIAFYSRY; this is translated from the coding sequence ATGGTAAAAAAGCGAGAGCCAAGGCATAAAGTATCACGTCGATTCGGTGTGGATATATACGGCACCGGCGGCGATTCCCTGCAGCGCAGGCTGCACATACCGCCCGGCGGCTTCAAGGGCGGACGCAGGCGCAGGCTTTCGGAGTACGGCATGCAGCTGTTCGAGAAGCAGAAGGCCAAGGCTTACTACGGCGTGCATGAGCGCCAGTTCCAGCGCTACTACCAGCAGGCGGAGCGCATGCCCGGCAACACCGGCCACAACCTGCTGCAGCTCATAGAGCGCAGGCTGGACAACGTGGTGTACAGGCTGGGGTTTGCGCGCACCCGCCCGATGGCGCGCCAGCTCGTGGTGCACGGGCACGTGCGGGTCAACGGCCAGAAGGTGGACAGGCCTTCCTACCAGGTCAAGCCTGGTGAGGTGATCACCCTCACCGAGAAGGCGCTCCAGATCCCGGTCGTCATCGAGGAGATGGAGTCGCACCGGATCGTGCCCGCATGGCTGCAGCGAGAGGGGCCTGTGGGCAGGGTGGTCAGGCTGCCCGAGAGGGACGAGATCCCTGAGCCGATCAACGAGGACCTGATCATCGCCTTCTACTCCCGCTACTAG
- a CDS encoding carbon-nitrogen hydrolase family protein: protein MQLRPEDYRSPQSFERKVSSLMAQLAPHLRDGLPTLVAWPEDVGLMLVLQGMWDELRDAHSSRDALSRAVRAHLLPALAHRLFHGLRWPAALIHHRWRVMAETYLDTFSRAARTYGVYIAAGSIPLPAIDLGGPNARVVDHRIYNTAYLFDPSGDIVGTQRKVHLIDLEGPQMLGLTPSPSGEIRAYSTELGTVGIAICLDAFQEDVLQALSAQGVQILVQPSANPGPWSKGQQEDWLNGSYRAVQIRKIFRYAVNPMMTGRIWEIEFYGQSSIITSEPTPPARGYRDLGPMVGFLQVAWSDSNEEILVARVPHPDLSV, encoded by the coding sequence ATGCAGCTCAGGCCAGAGGACTACCGAAGCCCTCAGAGCTTCGAGCGGAAGGTATCTAGCCTGATGGCGCAGCTGGCCCCCCACCTGCGGGACGGCCTGCCGACGCTGGTCGCGTGGCCGGAGGACGTTGGCCTGATGCTCGTGCTGCAGGGCATGTGGGACGAGCTAAGGGATGCGCACTCCTCAAGGGACGCCCTATCCAGGGCCGTGCGCGCGCACCTCCTGCCGGCCCTCGCCCACCGACTCTTCCACGGGCTGCGGTGGCCGGCCGCGCTCATCCACCACCGCTGGCGCGTGATGGCGGAGACCTACCTGGACACCTTCTCCCGAGCGGCGCGGACCTACGGGGTGTACATCGCCGCCGGGAGCATCCCCCTGCCCGCGATCGATCTAGGCGGGCCCAACGCGAGGGTGGTCGACCACAGGATCTACAACACCGCGTACCTGTTTGATCCCAGCGGGGACATCGTTGGCACCCAGCGGAAGGTGCACCTGATAGACCTGGAGGGGCCGCAGATGCTTGGCCTCACGCCCTCACCCTCAGGGGAGATCAGAGCCTACAGCACCGAGCTGGGCACTGTGGGTATAGCGATCTGTCTGGACGCCTTCCAAGAAGACGTGCTACAGGCCTTATCGGCACAGGGCGTCCAAATCCTAGTCCAGCCTTCTGCCAACCCCGGCCCATGGAGCAAGGGGCAGCAGGAGGACTGGCTCAACGGCAGCTACAGGGCAGTCCAGATCAGGAAGATCTTCAGGTACGCCGTCAATCCCATGATGACCGGTAGGATATGGGAGATCGAGTTCTACGGGCAGTCAAGCATCATCACCAGCGAGCCGACGCCCCCGGCGCGCGGCTACCGAGACCTGGGGCCCATGGTGGGCTTCCTCCAGGTGGCTTGGTCCGACAGCAATGAGGAGATTTTGGTCGCACGCGTCCCGCACCCCGACCTCAGCGTGTAG
- a CDS encoding Gfo/Idh/MocA family protein encodes MADKIGVGIIGCGNIAGRYAANLKQYPEMELVGATDIDYSRAEALTKEHGGQPYRTTAELLADDRIQMVVNLTIHHAHKAVITEALNAGKHVYSEKPLAMTYADARELVELAQSKGLRLGCSPITWMGEAQQTAWKQIREGRLGDVRVIFAEVNWGRIETWHPAPEPFYEVGALYDVGVYPLTLITTIFGPARRVWAKGELLKPDRQTLDGRPFHVSTPDFVVSMVELESGPVVRLTTDFYVGQHSKQKGVEFHGDVGSLYISSWQVFDADVEFTEFGKKYEPVPLIKEPYHGTEWGRGARDMAQAILENRPHRATGEQAAHVVEILEAATRAMASGEAVEVQSTFQQPTPMDWAS; translated from the coding sequence ATGGCAGACAAGATAGGAGTAGGCATCATAGGTTGTGGCAACATAGCGGGCAGGTACGCAGCCAACCTCAAGCAGTACCCCGAGATGGAGCTGGTAGGGGCCACGGACATAGACTACAGCCGCGCGGAGGCGCTCACCAAAGAGCACGGCGGCCAGCCCTACCGCACGACCGCCGAGCTGCTGGCGGACGACAGGATCCAGATGGTGGTGAACCTGACCATACATCACGCTCACAAGGCGGTGATCACCGAAGCGCTCAACGCCGGCAAGCACGTGTACAGCGAGAAGCCGCTGGCGATGACCTACGCGGACGCCCGCGAGCTCGTCGAGCTGGCCCAGAGCAAGGGGCTCAGGCTGGGCTGCTCACCCATCACCTGGATGGGCGAGGCCCAGCAGACCGCATGGAAGCAGATACGCGAGGGGCGCCTGGGCGACGTCAGGGTCATCTTCGCGGAGGTCAACTGGGGCAGGATCGAGACCTGGCACCCAGCCCCCGAGCCGTTCTACGAGGTGGGTGCGCTGTACGACGTCGGCGTCTACCCCCTGACCCTCATAACGACCATCTTCGGCCCGGCCAGGAGGGTGTGGGCCAAGGGCGAGCTCCTCAAGCCTGATCGCCAGACGCTCGACGGCAGGCCCTTCCACGTGAGCACCCCCGACTTCGTGGTCTCGATGGTGGAGCTCGAGAGCGGGCCGGTGGTGCGCCTGACGACCGACTTCTACGTCGGGCAGCACAGCAAGCAGAAGGGCGTCGAGTTCCACGGCGACGTGGGATCGCTGTACATCTCCAGCTGGCAGGTGTTCGACGCCGACGTGGAGTTCACCGAGTTCGGCAAGAAGTACGAGCCCGTGCCCCTCATTAAGGAGCCGTATCACGGCACGGAGTGGGGCAGGGGAGCCAGGGACATGGCCCAGGCGATACTCGAGAACCGCCCACACAGAGCCACGGGCGAGCAGGCCGCCCACGTGGTGGAGATCCTGGAGGCGGCCACAAGGGCCATGGCCTCGGGCGAGGCCGTGGAGGTGCAATCCACCTTCCAGCAGCCCACACCCATGGACTGGGCGTCCTGA
- a CDS encoding sugar phosphate isomerase/epimerase family protein, with the protein MNKISFMSANYVARVLGYNMTEGWGQGDNATNEYFRPIETFRQRFEEILADIRALGFDHMDLWLAHLNPRWATDEHVRIAQELLGKHGLGVVSLAGSMGSSREELERICSLAQSLGVTILGGVCPLLYEDRNFVVDTLKRYNLKLGIENHPEKTPQEMLEKIGDGGDGTIGTTVDTGWYGTQGYDAAKAIEELAPYVLHVHLKDVREVGSHHTCRYGEGVVPIKECVEVLKQIGYEGAISVEHEPETFDPSEDCRADLQMLREWLS; encoded by the coding sequence ATGAACAAGATATCCTTCATGAGCGCCAACTACGTGGCCCGGGTGCTGGGCTACAACATGACCGAGGGGTGGGGTCAGGGCGACAACGCCACCAACGAGTACTTCCGACCCATCGAGACCTTCCGCCAGCGGTTCGAGGAGATACTGGCGGATATCAGGGCCCTGGGGTTCGACCACATGGACCTGTGGCTGGCGCACCTCAACCCGCGATGGGCCACGGACGAGCATGTACGGATCGCCCAGGAGCTCCTGGGCAAGCACGGGCTGGGAGTCGTCAGCCTGGCAGGAAGCATGGGCTCCTCGCGCGAGGAGCTCGAGCGCATCTGCTCGCTGGCTCAAAGCCTCGGGGTCACCATCCTGGGGGGAGTGTGTCCCCTGCTGTACGAGGACCGGAACTTCGTGGTCGACACCCTCAAGCGCTACAACCTCAAGCTCGGCATAGAGAACCATCCGGAGAAGACGCCGCAGGAGATGCTCGAGAAGATCGGTGATGGGGGTGACGGCACGATCGGCACAACCGTGGATACCGGCTGGTACGGCACCCAGGGCTACGACGCCGCAAAGGCCATCGAGGAGCTAGCACCCTACGTCCTCCACGTGCACCTCAAGGACGTCCGGGAGGTGGGCTCCCACCACACGTGCCGGTACGGCGAAGGGGTCGTCCCGATCAAGGAGTGCGTGGAGGTGCTCAAGCAGATCGGGTACGAGGGCGCCATCAGCGTCGAGCACGAGCCGGAGACCTTCGACCCCAGCGAGGACTGCAGGGCGGACCTGCAGATGCTCAGGGAGTGGCTAAGCTAA
- a CDS encoding D-galactonate dehydratase family protein, whose translation MVDVDAVVIRDVRPICTAPEGIRLVVVKVETNQDGLYGLGCATFTQRALAVVEVIESYLKPFLLGRSVHQIEDVYQSVMLSSYWRNGPVLNNALAGVDMALWDIKGKLAGMPLYQLLGGKCREAAAVYAHASGRDIEELADNVQRFIDQGYRYIRCQMAVPGYSTYGAAGGGRSREPQLLGLGERPWEPTPYCRMVPWMFEQLRGRFGFEVELLHDVHERVPPIQAVQLAKELEPYKLFFLEDPLAPEDLDYLPLLRQHTTTPIAFGELFVHPQEYVPPIRDRLIDFIRVHISAIGGITPARKLAALAELFGVRTAWHGPGDVSPVGHAANLHLDLACPNFGVQEQHLFSEEARAVFPGCPEIRDGYMWPNDKPGLGVDVDEKLAAAFPYPDDPRNGSWLPVRRVDGTIVRP comes from the coding sequence ATGGTGGACGTGGATGCTGTCGTGATACGGGACGTCAGGCCGATATGCACCGCGCCCGAGGGGATACGCCTGGTGGTGGTGAAGGTGGAGACCAACCAGGATGGCCTCTACGGGCTGGGCTGCGCCACCTTCACCCAGCGTGCCCTCGCGGTGGTGGAGGTGATCGAGTCCTACCTCAAGCCCTTCCTGTTGGGCCGGAGCGTGCATCAGATCGAGGACGTGTACCAGTCGGTGATGCTCAGCTCGTACTGGCGCAACGGCCCGGTGCTCAACAACGCCCTGGCGGGGGTGGACATGGCCCTGTGGGACATCAAGGGGAAGCTCGCTGGCATGCCGCTGTACCAACTCCTGGGCGGCAAGTGCCGTGAGGCCGCGGCCGTGTACGCCCACGCCTCGGGACGCGACATAGAGGAGCTTGCGGACAACGTCCAAAGGTTCATAGATCAGGGCTACCGCTACATCAGGTGCCAGATGGCCGTGCCTGGCTACTCGACCTACGGCGCAGCGGGCGGTGGTCGCTCCAGGGAGCCCCAGCTCCTGGGCCTAGGTGAGCGGCCGTGGGAGCCCACTCCCTACTGCCGGATGGTGCCCTGGATGTTTGAGCAGCTGCGCGGCAGGTTCGGCTTCGAGGTGGAGCTGCTGCACGACGTGCACGAGCGCGTGCCTCCCATACAGGCCGTGCAGCTGGCCAAGGAGCTCGAGCCGTACAAGCTATTCTTCCTGGAGGATCCGCTGGCCCCCGAGGACCTGGACTACCTGCCCCTGCTGCGCCAGCACACCACGACGCCGATCGCCTTCGGCGAGCTCTTCGTCCACCCCCAGGAGTACGTGCCGCCCATCAGGGACAGGCTCATAGACTTCATCCGGGTGCACATCTCGGCGATAGGCGGCATCACTCCCGCCCGCAAGCTCGCCGCCCTGGCGGAGCTGTTCGGGGTGCGCACGGCGTGGCATGGGCCGGGAGATGTCTCGCCCGTGGGACACGCCGCCAACCTGCACCTGGACTTGGCGTGCCCCAACTTCGGGGTCCAGGAGCAGCACCTCTTCAGCGAGGAGGCGCGCGCCGTCTTCCCCGGATGCCCGGAGATACGCGACGGCTACATGTGGCCCAACGACAAGCCGGGCCTGGGAGTGGACGTGGACGAGAAACTGGCCGCGGCATTCCCCTATCCGGATGACCCCAGGAACGGCTCGTGGCTCCCGGTCAGGCGGGTGGACGGGACCATAGTAAGACCTTGA
- a CDS encoding VOC family protein, producing the protein MISNLSHVTLVVADLERSAAFYRDVLGFTEVPTPPSFTHAVRWFVSGSAELHLIAARDAPQEPGDKAAHPDPSRDIGRARHVAFGVADLEGMLARLRRRGVQVLLGPRPRGDGVTQMYCMDPDGHLIELHTPYEVPGL; encoded by the coding sequence ATGATCTCTAACCTGAGCCATGTGACGCTGGTCGTCGCCGATCTCGAGAGGTCGGCGGCGTTCTACAGGGACGTGCTGGGCTTCACGGAGGTGCCCACGCCGCCCAGCTTCACCCACGCCGTCCGGTGGTTCGTGAGCGGTAGCGCGGAGCTGCACCTGATAGCGGCCCGCGACGCTCCCCAGGAGCCCGGGGACAAGGCCGCGCACCCGGACCCGTCGCGGGACATCGGCCGCGCTCGCCACGTGGCCTTCGGGGTGGCGGACCTGGAGGGCATGCTGGCCCGACTGCGGCGGCGCGGGGTGCAGGTGCTGCTTGGCCCCCGCCCTCGCGGCGATGGGGTGACGCAGATGTACTGCATGGACCCCGACGGCCACCTCATCGAGCTGCACACCCCTTACGAGGTCCCTGGGCTATAA
- a CDS encoding zinc-dependent alcohol dehydrogenase family protein, with protein MRAVVVEQPKTVAIKDVPKPEPGPGEVVVQVAACGICGTDKNIYAGTFLSHYPLIPGHEFSGVVAAVGQGVSGLREGDRVAVDPSLFCGECYYCRRLQGNHCERWGAIGDTTSGAFAEYVKVPARNCYVISERLSFAEGALIEPLACVVWGMKRLQAQPADSVLLLGAGPMSMLWLQVLRHGNASQIVVTDLYPSRLEAAREFGASDVVVADESQEERLREVSPRGFDIVIDVTGVPKVLEAGFKYVKPMGKLMAFGVCPMNSSISVNPFEIYNKDITILGSMAINYTFEQAVELAEAGVVDLRSLVSHTFPLEEFERALQTAGTQASMKVQVNP; from the coding sequence ATGAGGGCGGTAGTCGTAGAGCAGCCAAAGACCGTGGCTATAAAGGACGTGCCCAAGCCTGAGCCCGGCCCCGGGGAAGTGGTGGTGCAGGTGGCCGCCTGCGGCATCTGCGGCACGGACAAGAACATCTACGCCGGCACATTTCTCTCCCACTACCCGCTGATACCGGGGCACGAGTTCTCGGGGGTGGTGGCGGCCGTCGGGCAGGGGGTGTCCGGCCTGCGGGAGGGCGACAGGGTGGCGGTGGACCCCTCCCTGTTCTGCGGGGAGTGCTACTACTGTCGCAGGTTGCAGGGCAACCACTGCGAGCGATGGGGCGCCATAGGGGATACCACCAGCGGGGCCTTCGCGGAGTACGTGAAGGTGCCGGCCCGCAACTGCTACGTGATCTCCGAGAGGCTCTCCTTCGCTGAGGGAGCCCTGATAGAGCCGCTGGCCTGCGTCGTCTGGGGGATGAAGCGCCTGCAGGCCCAGCCGGCAGACTCGGTCCTCCTGCTGGGGGCGGGGCCGATGAGCATGCTCTGGCTGCAGGTGCTGCGGCACGGCAACGCCTCGCAGATCGTGGTCACGGACCTGTACCCCTCGCGGCTGGAGGCGGCCAGGGAGTTCGGGGCCAGCGACGTGGTGGTGGCCGACGAGTCCCAAGAGGAGAGGCTGCGCGAGGTCTCGCCTCGTGGGTTCGACATAGTCATCGACGTGACGGGCGTGCCCAAGGTGCTGGAGGCGGGATTCAAGTACGTCAAGCCTATGGGCAAGCTGATGGCCTTCGGGGTGTGCCCGATGAACAGCTCCATCAGCGTCAACCCGTTCGAGATATACAACAAGGACATCACCATACTGGGCTCGATGGCGATCAACTACACATTCGAGCAGGCCGTAGAGCTGGCGGAGGCGGGGGTGGTGGATCTGCGATCGCTTGTGAGCCACACCTTCCCGCTGGAGGAGTTCGAGAGGGCCCTGCAAACCGCCGGCACGCAGGCCTCCATGAAGGTGCAGGTGAATCCCTAG
- a CDS encoding metal-dependent hydrolase has translation MREKLNGILYPVPRRGLLLGALPLLLAIEGAMKLESDPFVVRAAGDETAHEVTAFLMAMPLYGKLEDYLPVAFGAIVMDLDHIPMEMGIKPLRPKISCRPYTHNVLCAALVSVATWLLTRDHRAAAGVAAGIATHYFRDLATGGAPLLWPASTRCFRMPRWIYLGTLYACLVRKMYALRAGESS, from the coding sequence ATGAGAGAGAAGCTCAACGGTATACTGTACCCGGTGCCGCGCCGAGGCCTGCTGCTGGGCGCACTACCGCTGCTGCTCGCCATCGAGGGGGCTATGAAGCTTGAGAGTGATCCCTTCGTCGTGCGAGCAGCCGGCGACGAGACCGCACACGAGGTCACAGCCTTCCTCATGGCCATGCCCCTCTACGGCAAGCTGGAGGATTACCTGCCGGTGGCCTTCGGGGCGATCGTGATGGACCTCGACCACATCCCCATGGAGATGGGGATAAAGCCGCTGAGGCCCAAGATCTCCTGCAGGCCCTACACCCACAATGTGCTGTGCGCGGCCCTGGTCTCTGTGGCGACCTGGCTGCTGACGCGCGATCACAGGGCCGCGGCAGGAGTGGCGGCGGGCATAGCCACCCACTATTTCAGGGACCTCGCCACCGGCGGGGCCCCGCTGCTATGGCCAGCCAGCACCAGGTGCTTCAGGATGCCTCGCTGGATCTACCTGGGGACCCTGTACGCCTGCCTCGTCAGGAAGATGTACGCCCTTCGGGCAGGTGAATCCTCCTAG